GCGCCTCGTACCAGCGGTCGTCGACCGGCGGCAGCGCGTTGACATCGAGGGCCAGCTTCAGGAGCAGGTCCGCGATCAGCGGGTTGCGGGCGAGGACGGGGCCGTGCATGTACGTGCCGAACACGGTGTCGTTGAACGCGCCCTCCGTGCCGTCACCCGTGCCGTTGCCCTTGCCGATCTGCACGCGCGCGAAGGGCCGCGCCGACGGGCCGAGGTGCGTGATGCCCTGGTGGTTCTCGAAGCCCGTCAGCGGGGGGAGCCCCAACTGCGGGTCGATGTCGCCCAGTACGTCGCCGACGCACCGCTCGCCCTCACCGCGCGTGGACACCACGTCGAGCAGGCCGAGGCCCTGCTCGCGCTCGCCCAGGTCGTTGATGAACTCGTGGCCGAGGATCTGGTAACCGGCGCAGACCGAGAAGACGATCGCGCCGTTGGCCACGGCGCGCTGGAGACCGCCGTCACGCCGAAGCCGCTCCGCGGCGAGACGCTGCGGCCGGTCCTCACCCCCGCCGATCAGATAGATGTCGCCGGAGGTGGGCACCGGCTGGTCGCTGCGCACGTCGAGCCGGTGCACGTCGAGGCGGCGCTGGCGGGCGCGGCGCTCCACGACGAGGGCGTTGCCCTGGTCGCCGTACGTGCTCAGGAGGTCGGGGTAGACCCAGACCAGACGAAGGCCGTTGTCGCTCATGCTCATGAATCCTCTGCGGGGTCTCAGTTGCCGACGCGGCGGCGGACGTCCTGGAACGCGGTGTAGTTGGCGATCAGTTCGATCCGCCCTGGCGGGGCGGACTGCACCGCCTCGTCGACGCTCTCGCAGACCCGGAAGTCCAGGCCGGCGACCTCGAGCCGCACGGCGAGGTCGAGCCTGCGGTCGCCGATCACGAAGATCGGGTGACCGGCCAGACGTGTGTAGTCGACGTCCCACAGCCAGGAGGTGTCGGTGCCGTCGGCGCCGCGCGCGTTGACCGAAAGGATCACCGGGGTCGGCGGCGGGTCGATCAGGGAAAACGTTTCGAGCCAGCCCGCCGGGTTCTTCGCGAGCAGCAGACGCAGGTCGCGGCCGAGGAACTGCACGACGTCGTAGCGTCCCGCGACCGCCTGCACCTGGTACATGCGCTCGAGGGCCACCTGGGGCGGCACGCCGAAGCACGCGGCGACGGCGGCCGACGAGGTCGCGTTCGCCTTGTTGGCGCGGCCGGGGAGCTGGAGGTGGATCGGCCAGGCCGAGCCGTGCGGGTCGAGGACGTAGTCGCCCTGGAGCGCCCAGCTGGGCGTCGGACGGCGGAAGCCGCACTCGCCGCAGTACCAGTCGTCGCCGGGGCGCTGCATCACGCCGCCGCACGACGGGCAGGACCACGCGTCGTCCTTCCACTCCTGGCCGGCGGCGACCCACACCACGTTCGGCGAGGAGGACGCGGCCCAGACGACCAGCGGGTCGTCCGCGTTCGCGATCACGATCGCCTTCGAACCGGCCAGGCCCTCACGCCACTTCTCGGCGAGCATGCGGGTCTCGGCGGCGCGGTCGAGCTGGTCGCGCGAGAGGTTGAGCAGCGCGATCGCCTTGGGGGCGGTGTCGCGGGCGACACCCGCCAGATACTTCTCGTCGACCTCGATCACGCCGAACTTCGCGTCCGAGCCGCCGGCGAGTGCCGAGGTGATGCCCGCGGGCATGTTCGCGCCGAGCGCGTTCGACACGACGGGGCCGGCGGCGCGCAGGGCCTCCGCGATCAGCCGCGTGGTGGTGGTCTTGCCGTTCGTCGCCGAGACGAGCACCACATCCAGATGCTGCGCAAGCCGCCCGAGCAGCTCGGGGTCGAGCCTGAGCGCGACCTTGCCGCCGATCACCGATCCGCTGCCGCGGCCCGCCGCGCGGGACACCGCCGCGGCCGCCTTGCCCGCCGTGACGGCCAGCTTGGCCCGCGGAGTCAGCGGCTCCGAGTTGCCTGACATCGTTCTGGATCCTCCTTGCGTACGGCGCCGCGCCTGCCCCCGGCATCGCTTGGTGGAGTCAGCCTATCGAGATCCACCTTTGAGCCCGAACCGCGGCACCACCCCGGATCCGGGGCTCGCCCTGACCGTACCCTTACGGCCATGCGACACGGCTCGATCCCGGGCGCCTCCGGGCGCGTACGACCCCTGACCCTGCTCGGTGATCCCGTGCTGCACACGCCCTGCGAGGAGGTGACAGATTTCGGGCCCTCGCTCGGCCGCCTAGTGGAGGACCTGTTCGCGACGATGTACGCCGCCCAGGGCGTGGGCCTCGCGGCGAATCAGATCGGCGAGTCCGCGCGGGTATTCGTGTACGACTGCCCCGACGACGAGGACGTCCGTCACCTCGGGCACATCGTGAACCCGCGCCTCGTCGACGCGGACGGGGTGGTCGTGCGCGGCCCGGAGGGCTGTCTGTCGCTGCCGGGCCTGGAGGCGGGCACGCCCCGCTTCGACCATGCCCGCGTCGAGGGTGTGGACCTGCGGGGCGAACCTCTGGTCGTGCACGGCACGGGCTGGTTCGCCCGCTGCCTCCAGCACGAGTGCGACCACCTTGACGGGCGGGTCTACACGGACCACGTCACGGGGTGGCGCCGCCGCAGGGTGCTGCGCCAGGCGGCGCGGGCCCCCTGGGCGACCGGCGCAGCGTCCTGAGGCTCCTTGGGTCAGAAGCCCGGCCCGCCCACCTTGTCGCCCGCCGCGGCGAGCCTGCCCCACAGCAGGTCGGCGAGGCTGCGCACCAACTCGCTTCGCGAGCAGGGCCTTTCGCCGAGCCACCAGTCACCCGCGGCGTGCATCATGCCGACGATTCCGTGGCCCCAGACGCGCGCGAGCTGCTGGCTGCCGGGGCCGAGATCGATGCGTTCCTCGATGACCTCGGCGAGCTCCTCGCCCATGCGGCGCAGCAGGGGAGCGGAGTGCATGCCGACGTAGAAGCCCTGCTCGCCCGGTGCTGCACTCTCGGACACGCTCTCCGAGGGGTGCATGAGGAAGCGGTACACCTGAGGCCGTGCCTCGATCGCCGCGAGATAGGTGTCGAGCGTCGACTCGACCCGCTCACGGCGTTCGGCCGGGGCGTCGAGCGCGGCCCGCAGCGAGGCGAGGAGCGCGTCGGTGTGGCGCTTGGCGAGCGCGGCGTAGAGGCCGCCCTTGTCGCCGAAGTGCCGGTAGAGGATCGGCTTGGTGATGCCCGCCTCGGCCGCGATGGCGTTCATGGACGCACCGGGCCCGTCGCGGAGCACCACGCGGTCCGCGGCCTCCAGCAGCTCTCGCCGCCGGCGCTCGGCAGACGTCTGCTGTTCCGTCCGCTGTGTGGTCTCCATGAGGTTTCTCCCCGCCCGTGCGATGGCCTGACGCACGCGAAACGTAACACTCGACGGCCTCGGGGCATCGAACGGGCTGCCGGGAGTTGACAGGGGCTACTGGCGAGTAACAGACTGCCGTTACCGCAAGTAACGTGTGAAGTGTACGCAGTGCTGGAGGGGACATGGCCGAGTTCACGATGGATCTGAACGACGAGCAGAAGGAAGTCAGGGGCTGGCTCCACGGGTTCGCCGCCGATGTGATCCGTCCCGCGGCCGCCGAGTGGGACGAGCGTGAAGAGACGCCGTGGCCGGTGATCCAGGAAGCCGCCAAGATCGGAATCTACTCCCTGGACTTCTACGCGCAGCAGTTCTTCGACCCGACGGGTCTCGGCATCCCGATGGCCATGGAGGAGCTGTTCTGGGGTGACGCGGGCATAGCCCTGTCGATCGTCGGGACCGGGCTCGCCGCGGTCGGCGTCCTCGCCAACGGCACCGAAGAGCAGATCGGCACCTGGATCCCCCAGATGTACGGCGACGCCAACGATGTCAAGGTCGCCGCCTTCTGCTCGTCCGAGCCGGACGCCGGATCCGACGTCGCCTCCATGCGCACCCGCGCCGTCTACGACGCGGCCAAGGACGAATGGGTCCTCAACGGCACCAAGACCTGGGCGACCAACGGCGGCATCGCCAACGTCCATGTCGTCGTCGCCGTCGTCGACCCCGAGCTCGGCTCCAAGGGCCACGCCTCCTTCATCGTCCCGCCGAACACGCCTGGCCTGTCCCAGGGCCAGAAGTTCAAGAAGCACGGCATCCGCGCCTCGCACACCGCCGAGGTCGTCCTCGAGGACGTACGCGTCCCGGGCTCCTGCCTGCTCGGCGGCAAGGACAAGCTCGACGAGCGCATGGCGCGCGCCCGTGAGCGCGCCAAGGCCGGTGGCGGCGAGCGCGTGAAGAACGCCGCCATGGCCACGTTCGAGGCGTCCCGCCCCGCCGTCGGCGCGATGGCGGTGGGCACGGCCCGCGCCGCCTACGAGGAGGCCCTGGAGTACGCCAAGACGCGTACACAGTTCGGCCGCCCGATCATCGACAACCAGGGCGTCGCCTTCCAGCTCGCCGACATGCGCACGCAGATCGACGCGGCGCGACTCCTGGTGTGGCGCGCCTCCTGGATGGCGACCACGGGCAAGAAGTTCGAGTCGGCCGAGGGCTCCATGTCGAAGCTCTTCGCGAGCGAGACCGCCAAGAAGGTCACCGGCCAGGCCATCCAGATCCTCGGCGGCAACGGCTTCACCCGCGAGTACCCCGTCGAGCGCATGCACCGCGACGCCGCGATCTACACGATCTTCGAGGGCACCAGTGAGATCCAGCGCCTGGTGATCGCCCGCACGCTCTCGGGCATGCCGGTCCGCTAGCCGAGTCGGCCGGTGCCCCTCGCGCGGCGCGGGGCACCGGCTTCAGTGGCCGTGTCGCAGTGGTTCAGATCCGGGCGGCGACCTTGCGGGCGATGCGGACGATGTCGCCGGAGGGCCGCGCGGAGTACGCCGGGTGGTCGCGGACCCAGCCGTCCTCCAGGGCGTACCAGTCGACCTGTCGAGGGGCGGTGCCGTCGGCGAGGGCGGCCGCGAGCCCGTCGAAGTAGGTCCGCCAGCGCAGCGTGTAGAGGCCGCCGATGAGCCCGGCCCACTCGCGGTTCGCGTAGTCGTGCAGCCCGCCGTCGTCGGCACCCGAACGCGGACCCCATACCGTCACCAGGGACACGGCGTCGTACTCGAGACGGTCCCGCTCCTCCTCGTCGGCGCCCCAGGCGCGAGCGTCGGCGATCCAGCGCCCGAGCAGATGGCGCGGCTGCGTGGCGACGGTCTCCTCCAGCAGCCCGAGCCAGGTGAACCACTCACTCGTCAACTCCTCGAACGCCGCGCGGTCCTTGGTGTCGTACGCGGTCTTGATCCGCGGCAGCAGGATGCGGCTGCGGTGCGAGACCGTCTGCCGGGTGACGTCCATCAGGTCGTAGGCGTACGCGGAGCTGCGCCGCAGGCCCGGTGCCACCGCGAGCAGTTCGGGCAGGGCCCGTGCGAACTCCTCGGGGTCGTAACGAAGCGCGCCCGGCGACCAGGAGGCGCCGCTGGACACGTCCAGGCCGGGCCGGGCGCCGAACAGGCCGTCGTGGCCCTCGCTCCAGCTGTCCGCGCGCGTGGTGCCGTACGCGGTGCGGCGCAGGACGTCCCAGGCGGCCACCGCGTGCGCGTCGTGGCCGCCGTAGCGCTGCGCCGGCCACTGCTCGAACCAGCTCTTCAGCTCGACGGGTCCGTCCGTCCACGGCAGGTCGCTGAAGAGGGCGAACGCGGCCGGATTGTTGTCAGCGCCCTCGGGCATGAGCGCGATGCCGTCCAGGGCGCTGTTCTCCCTGGTGCGCCAACTCTCGTACAGGGAAGCCCAGTCGGGGGTGTTGGCGCCCATCGTCGTGTGGCCGCCGAAGTTCCAGATCGAGCCGAACGCGTACGGCGTGCCCGCCCAGTCCTTGTCGCGGTCGGTCACCGAGGGGAAGCGGTCGGAGAGGCCGTCGACGATGAACATCTTCGAGCGGTCGACGGCGTCGAGGATGTCGCGGCGCGGGTTGGTCTGCCAGCCGAGGATGTTCCAGATCGCGCCGGGGTGGGCGGTGCGAAGCGCCTTCTCGACCGCCTTCGCGGCCTCGCCGACCGGCACGTCACCCGGCTTGCCGCCCTCGTGCAGCAGGTCGAGCTTGTACATGGTGGTGTCGCCGAGCAGTTCGCTCTGCACGCGGTAGAACCTCTCGGCGATCCTGGCGAAGTGCGGGTCGCGGGGGTCGAGCCAGTCGGGGCGCGTGAAGCCGACCCAATCGCCCTGGGGGACGATGTGCGCGCCCGGGTTCCGGTCGGCGAAGCCGGGCGGGACGGTGCCGAAGTAGCCGGGGAACACCGGGGTCATGCCGAGCTCGCGGATCCGGCCGACGATTCTGCGGGCGAGCGCCGCGCGCCGGTCGAGGAGATGCCGCGACACGGGGCCGCCGAAGCCGGACATGTTCTGGAGCAGCCACCACGGCTGATGGGCCGGGCCCGCGATCCACCCGCGCATCTCGGCGTCGTCGTAACCGAATTCCTGGAATGTGCGGTGGTAGACGGTGTCGGCGCCGAGGTACACGAGGACCTCGTTGAAGCCGTGCAGTGCGAGGACGTCGAGCTCGCGCTCCCAGTAGTCCCAGCCGTGATACGGGCCTGTGTAGCCGTCGTTGGTGTCGTTGAAGGCGAACCGGTGGGCGACGTTCGCGGCGCGCGTCAGGGGCGTGGCGAGACCGGGCAGTCGCGCCGGCAGGGACTCGGTCTGCTCGCCGCTCCACGAGAAGTGCGCGTGGGCGTGGTGACGGAGGTAGTGGTGGAAGCCGGTCAACTGCACGGCGGGCGTGGTGCCTTCGACGAGTATGCGGCCGCTGGACCCCGACACCCTGAACGCGTCGCCGGTGCCGGCGGTGTGGGGGGCGGTGCGGAAGGTGACCTGGTCGTGGTGGCGCGGCAGCAGCCGGGCCAGGGCGTCGACGGCCGGGGTACGGGAGGCCGTACGGCTCTCGGCGGAGGCACAGGAGGCGGACGCGGTGAGCGCGGCGGCGGAACCGAGGGCGGTGAGCACGGTACGGCGACCGATGTTCATGAACACTCCAAGCGCGTGAGTGGACTGGACCACTTGCGCCGGGGATCTTACGGAGGGCGGGGGTGGGTTCGATAGGGAGCGGGGGCAAGCGCTTGCGGGTGCTGTGTGCCCACCCCGGCCGGAGGTCACTCGTCCGTGGCGGCGGCCGAGAGCGCGGTGGCCGGGTCGTGCGGCGCGGGCCCCACGGGGGGCCGGCGGCCGGGCCGGCAGGCGTTCGCCGGACGGGATGGCCGGCGGGGGTGGGCGCAGGTGAGCGCCCACCTCGACCTGCCGTCACTTGTCTGTACGGATGGCCGGCCGGGGCAGGTGCACCTGTGCGCCCGCCCCAGCCGGCCGTCACTCGTCCCCGGCGGCAGCCGACAGTGCCGCGGCCGGGTCGTGGGCCGCAGGCCCCGCCGGGAGCCATCGGTCGTGGTTCTTGCGGTACGGCCACCAGCGGCCGTCGCGGCCCAGGCGCGCCTGCGCACCCGTGCCGGTGGCCGTCCACCGGTTGCGGATTGCCCGCAACGGCGGGCGCTCCCCGGCGTCCCAGGCCGCTTCGACGGCGGTACGCGCGCGTGCCGCGGTCTCCGCGTCCGGCGTCCACTCGTCCTCCAGAATGGACAGGGCGGCAGTGCCTCCGTGTTCCCACGCCAGCACCGCCGCCGCCAGGCCCCCGCGATCCCGGCCCGAACCAGCCGCGAGCCGGGCCCCGATCCACGCCTCGGGCGCGCCCGCAGCCAGCCGGACAGCATCCTGATCGATCGTCAATTCATCGTCCGGAGCGCGAAGTTCGTGACCCGGAGTCAGCGCATCCGTCAGCATCCGGTGCGCCTCGGCCGCCGCCTGCGCCCCGAGGAACTCCAGCGCCGCCACATCCGTCCCGGCGGGCGGCTCCGTCTCCGTGTCCAGCGACGGCACGACCGCCGCCTCGGGCGGCACCGGGGGAGCGGCGGGCAGCGGCGGCAGTATGCTCCCGGCTGCGAAGGCCTCAGTGGCGTCGACGCCGTCCACATCCACCGGCCCCTCGTCGGTCTCCTCGTCCGCGGACCCGGCCGAGGCGGACGCGACGCTGCGCACCTGGAGTTCGTCGAGCAGCACCCGCTCGCCGCGCCCGCGCATCAGCAGCAGTACGAACGGATCCTGGTCGAGGAGACGGGCCAGCTGGTAGCAGAGCGCCGCCGTGTGGGCACAGTGGTCCCACGCGTCACACCCGCAGCGCGGCTCCAAGTCGCCGATACCGGGCAGCAGTTCCACGCCGGCCGCCGCCGCGTCCTCGACCAGGTGCGGTGGCATCTCACGGTCGAGCAGCGCCGCGATGTGCCCGGCCCGCTCGACCGCCATCCCGAGGAACCGGTCCCACTCCTCCTCGCTCAGCCGTTGCAGCAGCACGTCGGCGCGGTACACGGCGCCACCCCGGTCCTTGACGAGCGCGGTGACCCGCCCCGGCCGCACCGAGACGGCCCCCACAGACCCGCCACGCGCCAGTGCGCGCCCCGCCTTCAGCTGCTGAAGGTCGAGTGCCGTGTCCTCCAGTGCCTTGAGCCAGGTCTGCCCCCACCACGACTGCGCGAAGCCGCGCCCCTGGACGGCCGCCAGCGCCGCGAAGACACGCTCCTCATCCGATGCGTCGGCCCCGTCACTGCCGCCGTCGGTGTCGGCGTCGAACAGGTCGTCCTCGTACTCGTGACGGTCCGTCATCGTGCGCCCCCTCGCAGCTCGACCAGATCGGCCAGTTCGGAATCGGTCAGTTCGGTCAGGGCGGCCTCGCCGGAGCCGAGCACCGCGTCGGCCAACTCCCGCTTGCGTACCAGCATGTCTGCGATCCGGTCCTCGATCGTCCCCTCCGCGATCAGCCGGTGGACCTGCACCGGCCTGTTCTGCCCGATCCGGTACGCGCGGTCCGTCGCCTGCGCCTCGACCGCGGGGTTCCACCAGCGGTCGTAGTGCACGACGTGTTCGGCGCGGGTGAGGTTGAGACCCGTACCCGCGGCCTTGAGGGAGAGCAGGAAGACCGGCACCTCGCCCTCCTGGAAGCGCCCCACCATCGCCTCGCGCGCGGTGATGGGCGTGCCGCCGTGGAGGAACTGCGAGGCCACGCCGCGAGCAGCCAGATGCTGCTCGATCAGGCGGCCCATCTGCACGTACTGGGTGAAGACCAGCACGCTCGCGTCCTCCGAGAGGATCGTGTCGAGCAGTTCGTCGAGCAGTTCCAGCTTGCCGGAGCGCCCGGGGACGCGCGGCGCGTCCTCCTTGAGGAACTGGGCCGGGTGGTTGCAGATCTGCTTGAGCTCGGTGAGGAGTTTGACGATCAGCCCGCGCCGGGCGATGCCGTCCGCTCCGGAGATCTCGGCGAGCGTCTCGCGCACCACGGCCTCGTAGAGCCCGGTCTGTTCGGTGGTGAGCGACACGGCGCGGTCGGTCTCGGTCTTCGGCGGAAGCTCGGGCGCGATGCCGGGGTCCGACTTGCGGCGTCTGAGCAGGAAGGGGCGCACGAGTTGGGAGAGGCGCTGGGCGGCGCCGGGGTCCTTGCCCTCCTCGACCGCGCGGGCGTAACGCGTGCGGAACGTGCCGAGCTTTCCGAGCAGCCCCGGGGTCGTCCAGTCGAGGATCGCCCACAGCTCGGACAGGTTGTTCTCCACGGGGGTGCCGGTGAGCGCCACGCGCGCGCGTGCACCGATGGTCCGCAGCTCCTTCGCGGTCGCCGAGTGCGGGTTCTTGACGTGCTGCGCCTCGTCGGTGACGACCATGCCCCAGTCGACGCCCGCGAGCTGCGCGGCGTCGAGCCGCATCGTGCCGTACGTGGTGAGCACGAATTCACCGGGATCGAGGTCCTCCAGGCTGCGGCGCCCGCCGTGGAAGCGGCGTACCGGGGTGCCGGGCGCGAACCTCTCGATCTCGCGCTGCCAGTTGCCCATGAGGGACGTGGGGCAGACGACGAGGGTCGGGGCGGCGGTCTCCGGGGCGGTCTGCCGGTGCAGGTGGAGGGCGATCAGCGTGATCGTCTTGCCGAGGCCCATGTCGTCGGCGAGGCAGGCGCCGAGGCCGAGGGAGGTCATCCGGGCCAGCCAGTTCAGGCCGCGCAGCTGGTAGTCGCGCAGATCGGCGGCCAGCGCGGCCGGCTGTCCGACCGGCGCCATGCCCTCCGGGTCGGCGAGCCGCTCCCGCAACTCCGCCAGCCAGCCCGTCGGGTGGACGTCGACGCGGCGGCCGTCGACCTCCGTGGAGCCCGTCAGGACCGCGCCGAGCGCGTCGATCGGCGTGACCTTGCGGTCCTGGTGCTCGCGGGCGCGCCGGGCCTGCTCGGGGTCGATGAGGACCCACTGGTCGCGCAGCCGCACGACGGGCCGGGTGGCTTCGGCGAGCCGGTCGAGCTCCTCCCGGCTCAGCTCCTGGTCGCCCAGCGCGAAGCGCCAGTTGAACGCGAGGAGGGCGTCCGCGGAGAGGAAGGACGGGGTGGTCGTCCGGAATCGGTCAGGGTTCTCCCCTCCGGGTGACCCCTCGCCCGGAGGGCCGATGACCGCGCGTGCGCTCAGCCGGCGCGCCAGCTGCCGGGGCCAGTGCACGTCGACACCCGCCGCCGCGAGGGCCCGCGCGCCGGTGCCCAGGAGGTCGGTGATCTCCTCGTCCGCCAGGTCGAGGGCGTCCGGGACGGCCGCCGAGAGCAGCGGCGCGAGGGGCGTCCAGGCGCGGGCGGCGCGCCGCAGTGCGAGCAGGGTGTCCATGCGGGCCCGCGGCCCGAAGGCCTTGGCCGAAGCGCCTGACGCCGCCCAGACCTCGGTGGCGTCGGCGACCAGCGCGGGGTCGCTGACGCTGTGCATCTGGAGCACGGCACGGAAGGCGACGCGCTCCTCGTGCTCGGCTCCCGGTACGGCCCGGTCGAGGCCCGGCACCTCGACGCGCAGCGAGATCCGCACGCCCGCGTCGTGTCCCGCGGCGACATCGGCGGCCCACGCGCGGTGTTCGGGCACCTGCTGCGGCTCGGTCGCGGCGAAGGCAGGCGCGCCCGCCGCGAGGCTCGCCGCGGGGGAGCGGGGCAGAGTGTCGGCGACGGCGTCGAGGAAGGCGCGCAGCAGCGCCTCGGGCGCGGGGAGGCGGAGGGGCTCCGGTCCGTCCAGGGGTGTCGCGTGGGCCTCGGGCGGCATCGCGGCGGCCAGTTCCCTGACCCGCTCCAGGTCCTCGGCCCGCAACGGGCCCGCGCGCCAGGCGTCGTGGTCGGTCTCGGTGAGCCCGGGCAGCAGCAGGCCGCGCGCCGCGAACTGGAGGGCGAGCACGGAGGCGGCGCCCCAGAAGACGGCGGTCTGGTGCGCCTGCGCGGTGGCACGCGCACGCGTGAGGACCGGCAGCGCGGCGCGTACGGGCAGCAGGACGGCGGGTACGGACGCGTGCTCGGCACCGGCGTCTTGGGGCAGGGCGAGGCTCAGCTCCTCGGGAGTGCCAGCCTCCGTGTGCGGGGGCCGGCCGCCGTCGGGGCGCCAGAAGGCGACTCTTCCTTCGCGTGCCGGGTCGCCGGGCACGAAGACCGCGCAGCAGCGGACCAGTTCGGAGATCTCGGGGAGTGTTGCCACGGGTTGCCTGTGGGCAGCGATGACGTATACCTCAAATTTGACTACTGGGCGGAATCGCCGAGGGTACCGCAAGACTCCGCCCGGCGTGCCGCGTCACAAGGTGACGCCGGTCACTCCTGCCCGAAAGGGGTGGAGCTAGCCCCCCTCCGGGGGCGGTGCTAACCCCGCGCACAGTCGGGTGGTGGCGTCATGGTGTCCAAGGCCGCTGATTTCTAGGTTTGTTGAGGTCAGGCCGTCTCGTGAGCAGGGCGTCCGGACAGTACGTCCACCCCCACACCTCTCGCCACACCCCGCCACGCCCATCGCCGTGCCCATCACAGGCCTATCGCCATGCCCAGAGACCGGAGACCTCGCCATGACCCTGGCCGTCGAACCCGTAGTGGACCATTCCTCAGGTACGAACGGGACGCAGCCGCAAGGAAGCGAGTTCACGCCGCTGCTGCGCACCGTCAAGAGCCAGGACCTCCTGGAGCGGCGCACGGGCTGGTACGTGCGCAACATCGCGCTGAACGCCCTGTCCCTCGCCGCGGTCGGCACGGGCATGGCCCTCATCGGCGGTTCCTGGTGGGTCCTCGCCCTCGCTCCCGTCCTCGCCGTGCTCTGCGCGCGCACCGCCTTCGTGGGGCACGACGCCGGCCACGCGCAGATCACCGGCAACCGCGCCGTGAGCCGGCTCATCGGGCTCATCCACGGCAATCTCCTGCTCGGCATGAGCTACAGCTGGTGGAACGACAAGCACAACCGGCACCACGCCAACCCCAACCACATCGACAAGGACCCCGACGTGGCCGCCGACGTCCTCGTCTTCACGAGCGAGCAGGCCGCGACGCGCTCCGGCTTCCGCCGCTGGCTCACCCGCAACCAGGCCTGGCTGTTCTTCCCGCTGACCCTCCTGGAGGGCCTCGCCCTGAAGCTGTCCGGCTTCCAGGACCTGCGCCGCCAGTCCCCGCGCGA
The DNA window shown above is from Streptomyces sp. NBC_01445 and carries:
- a CDS encoding type 1 glutamine amidotransferase; its protein translation is MSDNGLRLVWVYPDLLSTYGDQGNALVVERRARQRRLDVHRLDVRSDQPVPTSGDIYLIGGGEDRPQRLAAERLRRDGGLQRAVANGAIVFSVCAGYQILGHEFINDLGEREQGLGLLDVVSTRGEGERCVGDVLGDIDPQLGLPPLTGFENHQGITHLGPSARPFARVQIGKGNGTGDGTEGAFNDTVFGTYMHGPVLARNPLIADLLLKLALDVNALPPVDDRWYEALRNERIASAQQPA
- a CDS encoding Mur ligase family protein, translated to MSGNSEPLTPRAKLAVTAGKAAAAVSRAAGRGSGSVIGGKVALRLDPELLGRLAQHLDVVLVSATNGKTTTTRLIAEALRAAGPVVSNALGANMPAGITSALAGGSDAKFGVIEVDEKYLAGVARDTAPKAIALLNLSRDQLDRAAETRMLAEKWREGLAGSKAIVIANADDPLVVWAASSSPNVVWVAAGQEWKDDAWSCPSCGGVMQRPGDDWYCGECGFRRPTPSWALQGDYVLDPHGSAWPIHLQLPGRANKANATSSAAVAACFGVPPQVALERMYQVQAVAGRYDVVQFLGRDLRLLLAKNPAGWLETFSLIDPPPTPVILSVNARGADGTDTSWLWDVDYTRLAGHPIFVIGDRRLDLAVRLEVAGLDFRVCESVDEAVQSAPPGRIELIANYTAFQDVRRRVGN
- the def gene encoding peptide deformylase, which codes for MRHGSIPGASGRVRPLTLLGDPVLHTPCEEVTDFGPSLGRLVEDLFATMYAAQGVGLAANQIGESARVFVYDCPDDEDVRHLGHIVNPRLVDADGVVVRGPEGCLSLPGLEAGTPRFDHARVEGVDLRGEPLVVHGTGWFARCLQHECDHLDGRVYTDHVTGWRRRRVLRQAARAPWATGAAS
- a CDS encoding TetR family transcriptional regulator, with product METTQRTEQQTSAERRRRELLEAADRVVLRDGPGASMNAIAAEAGITKPILYRHFGDKGGLYAALAKRHTDALLASLRAALDAPAERRERVESTLDTYLAAIEARPQVYRFLMHPSESVSESAAPGEQGFYVGMHSAPLLRRMGEELAEVIEERIDLGPGSQQLARVWGHGIVGMMHAAGDWWLGERPCSRSELVRSLADLLWGRLAAAGDKVGGPGF
- a CDS encoding acyl-CoA dehydrogenase family protein, yielding MAEFTMDLNDEQKEVRGWLHGFAADVIRPAAAEWDEREETPWPVIQEAAKIGIYSLDFYAQQFFDPTGLGIPMAMEELFWGDAGIALSIVGTGLAAVGVLANGTEEQIGTWIPQMYGDANDVKVAAFCSSEPDAGSDVASMRTRAVYDAAKDEWVLNGTKTWATNGGIANVHVVVAVVDPELGSKGHASFIVPPNTPGLSQGQKFKKHGIRASHTAEVVLEDVRVPGSCLLGGKDKLDERMARARERAKAGGGERVKNAAMATFEASRPAVGAMAVGTARAAYEEALEYAKTRTQFGRPIIDNQGVAFQLADMRTQIDAARLLVWRASWMATTGKKFESAEGSMSKLFASETAKKVTGQAIQILGGNGFTREYPVERMHRDAAIYTIFEGTSEIQRLVIARTLSGMPVR
- a CDS encoding alpha-N-acetylglucosaminidase, with amino-acid sequence MNIGRRTVLTALGSAAALTASASCASAESRTASRTPAVDALARLLPRHHDQVTFRTAPHTAGTGDAFRVSGSSGRILVEGTTPAVQLTGFHHYLRHHAHAHFSWSGEQTESLPARLPGLATPLTRAANVAHRFAFNDTNDGYTGPYHGWDYWERELDVLALHGFNEVLVYLGADTVYHRTFQEFGYDDAEMRGWIAGPAHQPWWLLQNMSGFGGPVSRHLLDRRAALARRIVGRIRELGMTPVFPGYFGTVPPGFADRNPGAHIVPQGDWVGFTRPDWLDPRDPHFARIAERFYRVQSELLGDTTMYKLDLLHEGGKPGDVPVGEAAKAVEKALRTAHPGAIWNILGWQTNPRRDILDAVDRSKMFIVDGLSDRFPSVTDRDKDWAGTPYAFGSIWNFGGHTTMGANTPDWASLYESWRTRENSALDGIALMPEGADNNPAAFALFSDLPWTDGPVELKSWFEQWPAQRYGGHDAHAVAAWDVLRRTAYGTTRADSWSEGHDGLFGARPGLDVSSGASWSPGALRYDPEEFARALPELLAVAPGLRRSSAYAYDLMDVTRQTVSHRSRILLPRIKTAYDTKDRAAFEELTSEWFTWLGLLEETVATQPRHLLGRWIADARAWGADEEERDRLEYDAVSLVTVWGPRSGADDGGLHDYANREWAGLIGGLYTLRWRTYFDGLAAALADGTAPRQVDWYALEDGWVRDHPAYSARPSGDIVRIARKVAARI
- a CDS encoding SWIM zinc finger family protein; this encodes MTDRHEYEDDLFDADTDGGSDGADASDEERVFAALAAVQGRGFAQSWWGQTWLKALEDTALDLQQLKAGRALARGGSVGAVSVRPGRVTALVKDRGGAVYRADVLLQRLSEEEWDRFLGMAVERAGHIAALLDREMPPHLVEDAAAAGVELLPGIGDLEPRCGCDAWDHCAHTAALCYQLARLLDQDPFVLLLMRGRGERVLLDELQVRSVASASAGSADEETDEGPVDVDGVDATEAFAAGSILPPLPAAPPVPPEAAVVPSLDTETEPPAGTDVAALEFLGAQAAAEAHRMLTDALTPGHELRAPDDELTIDQDAVRLAAGAPEAWIGARLAAGSGRDRGGLAAAVLAWEHGGTAALSILEDEWTPDAETAARARTAVEAAWDAGERPPLRAIRNRWTATGTGAQARLGRDGRWWPYRKNHDRWLPAGPAAHDPAAALSAAAGDE